tatatatataaatatatatatacatacatatacatacatatacatacatatagggtacttatataaatatatatatatatatatatatatatatatatatatatatatatatatatatatatatatatatatatatatatatatatatatatatattgtgggggCCTTTCTTGACCACAAGTGATCTCACCCCCTGGGGCATCATTGCTAACAGAGCGTCATCgaatggggtttatttttaccaggggtggacccttccccattctcagctccatcagctagccaagagagATGAAATCCTCAATCTTATGACCCTACATCTTGTAACGCCTCCAGATGATTCTGCTCGCTGCTGGGAACGTCTGATTCCTTGATGAAATCCGCAGTCCAATCATTCCTTCGCTATGGACAGGAAGCTTCCAATCTCCAAATTGCACGACTTCTAAGTACAGCGACTTCTGACGATGCCCATCGACTAAGATCTTAGTGCCCCTAAGTGCCCCTAAGGCCACGCTGGGATCAAAcactttgcatatataaaaggcatgaaacttacgggtttttacgccgcgccagaggttgccacgagagtatatgcaagaatttgatccgGTATGCATTGCAttaaacccatattttgcatatataaaaggcatgaaacttacgggtttttacaccgcgccagtggttgcctctgcagtatatgcaagaatgggatccgTTATGCAATGATAACCCATTTCACATATTGAAAGAGGCATGAATTTTAcgggttttacgccgcgccagtggttgccttcctCGCATATGTGATTGGGCACTGATACCCCATTCCTGAGGGTATCGTGGCAGGAGCGGGTGCACAACAATCCAGTGTCCAGGCACTTCCTGCCAGTCAtcgaatgggggtttatttttaccaggggtggaccttccccattctcagctccatcagctagccaagagagATGAAATCCTCAATCTTATGTTTACATCTTGTAACGCCTCCAGATGATTCTGCTCGCTGCTGGGAACGTCTGATTCCTTGATGAAATTGCAGTCCAATCATTCCTTCGCTATGGACAGGAAGCTTCCAATCTCCAAATTGCACGACTTCTAAGTACAGCGACTTCTGACGATGCCCATCGACTAAGATCTTAGTGCCCCTAAGTGCCCCTAAGGCCACGCTGGGATCAAAcactttgcatatataaaaggcatgaaacttacgggtttttaccgcgccagaggttgccttgagagtatatgcaagaatttgatccgGTATGCATTGCAttaaacccatattttgcatatataaaaggcatgaaacttacgggtttttacaccgcgccagtggttgcctctgcagtatatgcaagaatgggatccgttatgcaatgcataacccaTTTCACATATTGAAagaggcatgaaacttacgggtttttacgccgcgccagtggttgccttcctCGCATATGTGATTGGGCACTGATACCCCATTCCTGAGGGTATCGCGTGGCAGGGGAGCGGGTGCACAACAATCCAGTGTCCAGGCACTTCCTGCCAGTCCCACCAGTTGCTGTAGTGTGTCCATCGCGCAGAGTTGCTTCCACAGCCATATCCGGGATTGATTTCCATCACAAAACTCAGCTCATTCCTGTTCCCAACATCGTAGATATCGTGGCTTCTTTCCTCTGCAAGCAAACCACGAGTTTTCATCCAAAAGCAGAATCATCTTTACGCACCATTCACGTGACGGAGTTGATCTTGTACAGCTTCCGAACCATTTCTGATTCTCGCTCCAGTGTTTGTAGTCTGGCTGCAGATTCCAGCCTCATTTTGTGATGCGCTTCCTTTCTGCTTAGGGGCTTTTTATTTGCTGGAGCTTTAGTCGGGTCTTTTGGGTGCCCCTTGGTGCCAGTAGAAGGTCGTTGTAGTGCACTGATTTGGCGAAGTTTCTCCTCGATGCTGTCCATTTGTTGGTAGAGGGCCTTGCAATTGATCTTGGGCTTCCTCAGACATCGAGTTTTATACAAAGCCTTTTTCTCTTCAGCTTTTGTCTCTGGCATAGCTTGTTCTTGCGGCACCATTTTAATctcattcttctctcttttgCACGCTTCCTTTTCTTTGCACATCAGATTATGACCTTTCAGTTCTTCACTTGGCTTTCCTTCTTTAAGAATTTCGACTTGCGTTTCCAAGGATGTGATCTTTGTATCCTTGGCCAAGGTCTCTTCTTGGAGTCGTTCGAGTTCCAAGGTCGCCTCCATCTTTTCGAACTCCATCGTTTCGAGTTCCTCCTTCGCCTCAGCCAGTTCGAATTCGAGTTGAACTCTCCTCCTCGTCATTTCGTTCAGCTTTTCATTGGCCTTCAGTTTTTCAGCTTTAGATTCTTTCAACAAACATAAGACTTCCATTTGTTTCTGAGTGCACTCATTTTGCAGTCGGAGGATCTCTCTATCCTTCTGCAAGTTCTGTTCTTTAAACTTTTTCTCAACTATTTCTATTTTACACCGGTCGAGCTTTTCCAGATTTTCTTGGGCCATCTGTTTCTGAGTGGTAAGGACATGTAACTCGTCTTCTAAATCGTTGATCTTCAGGGTCTTGTTCTCATTTTATCCTGTTCAGGCTTTCAATGTGAATCTGCTTCCTACCATTCTCTTTTCGAAGTTTCTCCAGGTCCTCGTTTAGCTTGTTTATTGAGACTTGCATTTCTCTTCTGCTATTTTCCGTTTCCTGAAGATCTCGATATAGAGTCTCCTTCTCCATCTGGAGAACCACGACCGTGTTTTCCAAAATGATTAACTTTTGGTCTTTGTCCTCGTTCTCCTTTATTTGGAGTTCTGTTTCTTTCAGCTTCTCCGTCATTTCGTTTTTCAGTTTTCGCATTTCTGCCGACACTGAATAGAATTGTCTTTCCTTGTCTTGATTGAGGCATTCCAGGTCTTTTATGTTTTGTTCCAACTTCATTCCTCCTTGAGTGAGATCCTCTACCGtcttttttaattcagttatcaGCTGATTCTTGTGTAACATCTCTCTTTCAAGCCTTGAAACGTTTTCGTTTTCCTTAGTTACTTCTTCGACCTTTCGAGTGATATCTACATGCGGTATATCTTCGCTGTCTGAATTTTCGTCTTCTTCGCTATCTGAACTCTCTTCTTCACTGTCTGAACTATCGTCTTCTTCACAGTCAGAATTGTCGTCGTCTTCACTATGAGAATTATTGCCATATTGAACCCCAGACTCCTTTGGACAGTCAGAGTTGTCCAAAgccatgaaatgaataaagaattgaACCAGTTCCATGCAAATTCCACGAAGTATAAATACTTCCGTGATTAGCACAACAAGACTGATATAAAAGATATTCTTGCGGGGGTATATAACCCCGGAACCAAAGCACTGTTCAAACACAAATGAAAGCAAACTTAGAAGCATCTTCGTTTGGTACAGATCATCTCTCTCTGCCTGATCATTAGTTTTCAAAACGGACACAAGTTACGTGTCTGGATTCTGCTGGGACTCTGGAGCCATTGCTGGCTTCGCCGGAGCCGATCCTGTCTTCGGGAACTCTTGCTGATCCCCGGACATAGTAATTGATGTATCTGAATTCTGCTGGGATTCCGGAGTCATGTTGGGCTCCACAGGGGCTGCTTCATTCCTCGGGAATTCTGCTGATTCCCTGGAAAGTTGGTCACCTctttctaatcatatatatacatatcaaaaatatatatgaatatatatatatatatatatatatatatatatatatatatatatatatataataatctcagAAGAGAGAAATTCTTATGGAGTCCCCAGAGAATATCTAAAAGCCCTGAAACcaatctccacacacacacacaaacatacacatacacacacacatatgtatacacgaGCGGATGGGGCacttgggcacgtgcccccccccccgccactaaaaataatgataaaataataatactgaagatttagataatactaacataaataaatataaaagggggaaaaaatcgaCTAAAGTTCAGACACAACCCGCTATTCACATATACAATGTAAtcgctacacatgttgaatgtgcaatgctggtaatacacacaattgcatacatatatatacctcgcAACATAGAatgattgaataaaaaattatgtatagaataaaaaaaaacttttattatacaaattgttggaacatacatacatacagacatacacatattaaaatacacatattaaattACAGACTTTGGTAATCATTTTTACATTGGTGTGTCACACAGCTTGCCATGTTGAACgccaaagtttaatttctccGCATTCACAATTTCCAAACGTTTCAGTTTGGACGAGACATCCATGTTTTGTTCAACCCCCAAACATAATTTCTCCGCGTCCATTATTTCCAAATGTTTCAATTTAGATGATGCGTCTTTCAACTTCACATCGTCCGCACACCTCtcttcaaggtgtgataaaacaatttccgTGATAGCTATGCAAGTGACTTTTCCGTGTCGTTTCATCTCCTCACCAAAGGAGACAATCGCAGGCAGGTAATGGTTTAACCAATCACAGTTCACGCACCAATCGGTCCTATCCCCGcagaaaatagaatatatttcacatcttcACGCGACGCTTTCATTAACTGCGATTTCAAACTCTTCAATGATGCGTAGAAGTGATTGTATCTCATTTCTCTAATGTCGTTTCGCAACCTTTCTGCATGGTCTTCATCCTTGGAATACATTATACACGTTTTGGCGAATTCATTCTCTTTCACAGAAGCGCCAATTCCATATTGGGTTaaccaggacccactcagacaggtcagacggaCAGAGACCCGATTTACGATCCCTCTGCGCAGTGACGTCAGCTGATCCACGActcacctgttctctctctctctctctctctctctctctctctctcgatattgatTTGGATATCCTAGATTAACTGACAGCATATTTATAATGTCCATAGTATATTTctgaaagaggaataaatatataactattacattactgtaaagtttatttacagagtttatatataaatgatgtgtgTGCACAGGTTAACACAGTTATGTTTGTTTGCTGTGCATACCATTACCTTAtcactttcatatgttttttactttcacttctgcaagtcctgtcttttttcttatttatcgtaatatcattatttaacttcCTTATTCTCAAGAACACTGATATTTTGGAAAAGAAGGCTATGGCATCATTTGATAAATAAACTCCCGCACATTCAATTCcagatacaatatttttaaagcattcttTTCCCGCCTGCAGACTGACACCATGCACAATTTGAAATACTTCCCTCACTgtagttaattgaaaataaaatgattctgaGGGAGCGTAACGTTCACCTCTGTTTACTTCATCTGTCCACCTCTTATCCTTGGCCACAcattcacccacacacacacacacacacacatccttacactacgtagacagatagataaatagatatagaccGACAGATAGGTCGTTATTTGACCAGAGATTTGTACATGGACAAAGGTACAGTAGAATGCACTAAAATTTAACTTAATGATCAAAACTGCATAAATGAAAGTCCTTAAACAATGGTTCAACAAAAAAAGTCGAAGCAAtgacacatttgcataaatacacagttccaacagttcaacaaaacatacaaaagttgcTCTACATTGCTATAAATGCATAACAATTCCTCAAACACAACGCCTCCCTccaaaaaaaactataacaacgccataacacacacacacacacacacacacacacacacacacacacacacacacacacacacacacacaacacgcacacacacacacactaatacatacTACTGCTTTATAGTTTAATACCTTGAGGCATAAGGAGAGATGGAATTGCATCATCCTTTAATGTTCGTTCTCGCTTAGGATTATCGATTCCAAAGAGTCTGGATTTCATGTCATCTTTTTAGTCAGTGTCAGCAAAATCCACAGAGCATACTACTGCATTTATCAGCgtttatgctatcagtgcgacAACAGCAATGAGTCCATCGTTGTCTAAGTTCTTTTGCCCTTGGAAAACGGAAGTATTGTATGTCTGGTCCTGATGTTTTGTTCTTGTATTATGGCACCCGTATACTGAACAGTTGTTTGGCATATCTGCAGCACTGAAGTATGTCTAGTGGAAAAAGATCACGATGAAAAGATGTACACACGAGGGTGGCTTGGGTGAGACTGGTGCGCAAAACTGTATGTAAAGGTGCAGCTGACGTCATCACTCACTCCCGCCTCGAGCTCTACCTGCACGCGcctgacctgtctgagtgggtcctgggGTTAACAACGTAGCATTGACGGGTAGGTCGGGTTCTTCCGCATCGAGTGTATTCTCCCCCTCGGGCACTCTCAAAACGGCGGTACCTTCTATCCCGTGGTGGCAGAATGCAGCGTAACTCGTCCCAGCTCTGTTGTAACCAAGACCTGCAACATCGGCGTAGGGGTAAACTCTCACAATGTCTTGAGCAGTGCCATAATTCCGGCACGTTACACAGTTAGTAGCTATAACCAGGCAACACTCCTTCTTGAACTTGGTCTCGGATAATCTCCCGAAAACCAACTTGCAAGGTGATGAAGCCATCTCTGAACTGTGAAAATTGGAAGGGTGTACACGTTAACGCTACACGAGCTGGAATACTAATGCCTCCATAAACTCCTTCAATTTTCcacacccccccccaccctcttgATTAAACAGTTTTCTCTCGAGCCCACCCCATGACCGAACTTGATTGAACGGGTCTTAAACCCCGCGATAAGGGAAGGATTTGCCACAGATAATTTGTGATATGCATCAGAATGGTCACTCACTTGTGAAAAAGTTTATCACTGCTGCTGCGGGATTGAACACGTTAATTTCTTGACTCATCAATATGGTTGCTACACGTTCACCTTTTTCTTCGccaccttgtttttcattattctcctccctcctcctcctccttcccctcctttcctaggtgaattgagccatgcttctatctgtttttttatagcttagtttctcaccatctgatctctaataccaccccgttcaattatatagttataactgGGTACATTGTTATCATCCGTCTTCTTATTCGCTTGAAATTCTCTTGCCACATCTAAAATGTTATATCCCATAAGCGGGTGGGACAAGtccccttcttcattccattcagtCGCACCTGAATTTTGCAAGTGGTTAACCAAGGCAGTCACATATGGTATTTGatgatctttgaataatataggaataataccagttagGTCAGGATTAACCCTTTTGCGGGTAACTCTGCTTGTTGAGCACATTTAAAATTAGCTGTTCTCCCTCCTTCACACGATCGTCCTCGACAGGAGGTATAGGAGGTGGAGGTGTAACTGTTTTGGCGTTTGCtg
This genomic stretch from Macrobrachium rosenbergii isolate ZJJX-2024 chromosome 23, ASM4041242v1, whole genome shotgun sequence harbors:
- the LOC136851078 gene encoding ribonuclease Y-like: MLHKNQLITELKKTVEDLTQGGMKLEQNIKDLECLNQDKERQFYSVSAEMRKLKNEMTEKLKETELQIKENEDKDQKLIILENTVVVLQMEKETLYRDLQETENSRREMQVSINKLNEDLEKLRKENGRKQIHIESLNRIK
- the LOC136851077 gene encoding M protein, serotype 2.1-like, giving the protein MAQENLEKLDRCKIEIVEKKFKEQNLQKDREILRLQNECTQKQMEVLCLLKESKAEKLKANEKLNEMTRRRVQLEFELAEAKEELETMEFEKMEATLELERLQEETLAKDTKITSLETQVEILKEGKPSEELKGHNLMCKEKEACKREKNEIKMVPQEQAMPETKAEEKKALYKTRCLRKPKINCKALYQQMDSIEEKLRQISALQRPSTGTKGHPKDPTKAPANKKPLSRKEAHHKMRLESAARLQTLERESEMVRKLYKINSVT